A stretch of DNA from Candidatus Nitrosotenuis cloacae:
GGTGCTTCTTGCATCCAACATGAACCTGCACGTCATAAAGTACGTGCCGGCACTCACAATTGCCACGTATCTTGCGCTGGGACCAATGGCTTATCTTTTGGTGATTTACAATCTGTGGGGCAAGGACTGGAAGCAAAAGGCAAAGGTGCTGCCGTTCCTGCTGATATACTCTGCCGGCATGGCAGTAAACAACACCGTGGCAGTGTTTGACGGAATATTTGGCAAAAAGAACGAGTTCCTCCGCACCCCAAAGTACGGAATAGTCGAAAAGACCGACGACTGGAAGGACAAGGCGTACAACCTGCCGTTCACAAAGACTACGCTGCTTGAGCTGTTCTTTGGAGTGTACGGATTGCTTGGCATAATGATTGCGATATTCTCGAAAAATCCCGTGTTTGCACCAATTATCGCAATTCCGACGATCGGGTTCTTCTACATCGCCTATCTGAGCCTTGCGCACTCGCAATTTAAAAGAATTAAATCACGCCCCGCCAGATCGAGGACAGAAAAGATGGCAGACAGTTACTACAAAATGGCACTCATCGGAATGTTTGCAATCATTGTGTTTGGCGCATACATGGCATACAAGGGATACCAGACAGACGTGTACCCGCTGGACCTTTCCCGCGGATACCTTGACAGAATCGCAGCAGGAGGCAGTCCTGAGACGATGCTAGAGTATCTCAACAAGATAAAGACGACAATGCCTGATGAGGGAAATCCTGTATGGATATTCTCTACTGACACTACGGACTTTGGGCTCATTCAGAAGGACATCGACTATATGATTGAAACCGTGCGAGGCGTGCAGAACGAGCCGCCAAACAGCGTGGCGTTTACCAATGCAATGATGGACATTCACACAAGGGCGATTCAGGTAAGGCAGAACTTGATGGACGCAACACCGTACATGTACGCAAGCTTTTCAAACATTGTGTTCAGCTCAATCTGGATTGCGGCAATTCTTGGAATCTTTGCCGTACTAAAAAGAAAGAAGGACCGACTTACTGCATACGACAAGTCAGACGACGTCTAGTTGCGAAGAAGTCTTGAGAGTATTGTCTTTTTCTCCGCTTGCTCGTTTTGTACCTTGGATTCTTCGATCTTGAACTTTGAGATTATTTTCTGCAACTGATCTGCAAGCTCCGACATCTGGTTTGACGCGGTGGCAATCTCCTGAGTCTGGGCAGTCTGCTGCTCTATTGCGGCCGACGTCTCCTCCGTTGCGGACGCATTTTGTTCTGCAACTGCGGCAATCTCGCTTGTATTTGCTGACACGGCCTTTACCTTGGATACCTCGTTTTGCGCCGAGTCTGAGAGCTTTTTCACGTTGCTTGACATACTCTGTATCTGTGCTGCAATCTCGTCAAGTGAGCGCAATGACGAGTCGATTACCATCTTTCCCTGGTTTACCTCATTTGCGCTGATCTCGATGTCTTCAACTACCACCTGCGCGTCATCCTGAATCTGCTTCAGCTTTGTGTCTATCTCCTCTGATGACTTTGCGGAGCTTTCTGCGAGGCGTCTTACCTCGTCTGCTACGACTGCAAATCCGCGGCCAGCCTCGCCTGCTCGCGCCGCCTCGATTGCAGCGTTGAGTGCAAGCAAGTTTGTTTGGTCGGCAATCTGCTTTATGACGTCAAGTACAGTTGTGATCTCGTTTGTCTTTTGAGCAAGACCGCGCACCTTTTGCGCCGACTCGTTTGTAACTTTGATGATGTTGTTCATTCTCTGGCCTGCCTCCTTTGCAGATTCAGAGCCTTTTGCGGAAAGACTGCCAACCCTGTTTGTCATCTCGACTGATTCCACTGCGTCTGTGGCAAGCTCGCCCATCGTGTCGGAGAGCTCCTCTACTATCTGCCTAGACTTGGCAAGTCCTTGGGCCTGGGATTCAGATCCCCTTGATACCTGGTCAACAGTGGATGCTATTTGCTGGATGGATGAGTTCAATTCGTTGCCCGATGCGGCAATCTGCTGCGCGTTAGCAGAGACAGACTGTGCTGCCATGTTTACCTCTGATATCATACTCTTCAAGTTTGCAGCCATCTGCTCCTCTGCTGCAAGCAACCTGCCTATCTCGTCATTTGACTTTGATTTTTCCACCACCACTGCCAGATCTCCCTGGCTGATCTTTGTGGCAATGTCTGTGGCCCTGACGATTGGTTTTGTGATGCTTCGTGAAATGAAAAACGCGAAAATGCCTACTCCTATGTTTACTGTGATCCCAAGCACGATTGCCTGGGTTGTCATGCCGGAAAGATACTCACGTGATGCGGAATCTCCAAGCTTTTCAACTAGCTGGCTTGAGGAATAGTAACTACCCAGCGAAATGGCAACTACCGATACTATTGCTATTGCATTAAACAGTAACTGAAGCTTCCAGTTTAGAGAACCGAACCCCTTCATATGTGATGTTTTTCATAACTTCTGATTATAGGTGCCAGTGTGTTTGGTATAAACAGATAATTTTTCAGGCCCACTCGTGGCTATTTTGTAGGTAATTGTGCAATTACCTAGATATTAATAGTACGGTACCATACCGTACCATATGATTACTTGTGAATACTGCACCAAGCAGTTTGTAGAAAACATGAACGGTCTTACCGAAAAGACGTTGCATGAGATACTCCATGGACCAGAATTGGTCAATGAGTAGCTACATTCTTTTTTATCTTATTTTAGCCGCACCTTTTATTATCGATGACGCTTCCTAATGTCAGTGAGCACCAAAAAATCTACCAAGCCTGCAAAATCGACTGAAAAATCAGTATCTACAGGACTTGCAAAAAAAGACTCTGCAGCACTTGCCAAGAAGGTTGCCGCAGTCTCTGATTCTACTAAAACACTCTCAAAAGAGATCAAATCTATGTCAAAGATATTTTCAGACAACCAGAAGGTGCTAATCTCAATTAAGGACATGATTGACACGCTTACCAACGCACTGGAGCAGATCCAAAAACAGTCAAAACAGATGACGATGCTTGAGGAGGACAACGAGCGCCTCTTTGCCGGGCTGAATCAAGTGCGAGCTCAGGCATCATTAATTACAAAGATAAACGATCATGCAACACGCCTGCAAGAACAGGTAAACAAAATATCTCAGGTACAAAAAGAGTCGCCCGACTCTGGCAGCATAATGAAGGTGATTGCGGACAACCAGAACTCCATTCAGAATAACACTCACATGATAATCAAAATCGCGCAAAGGATAGACAACATAAAGGACGATCTAGGCCAGCTCTCATCGAAGACTGAGCAGGTTTCGTCTGTCGGCGCTGAAATCGACAAACTTCGTGAAAAGATTCAGGCGATGCACGACAGGTCGCAAAAGAGCAACATCGAGTCTGACATTGAGTCTCTAAAGACCGGACTGCAGAGCATCATCGCAAAGACTGAGACTGCATCAAAGGTTGCTCAGGAACTTGAGGCACTGCGCGACAAAATAGGCTCACTTTCGGATAAAGCGGACAAGATAGGACAGCTTGGAGACAAGGTCCAGGAACTGCAGCAGGAGTTGTTCACAAACATGGCAAGAACTGATGCTGTAACGCACCTCTCCGGCGAGATCCAAAAGATAGAGTCCGAGATTGACTCACTCGTAAAGCGGGCGGACAGCACCGCGTTTGTGGGGGAGGGATTAAAGTCCGTCCAGAGCGACTTTGCGTCATTCAAGGATACTGTGTTTAACAAGACAAACACAATCGACCAAAAGATCTCCACCATGACAGAGATGCTCAAAAGATCCGATGCGTCAATGTCAGAATTCCACAAAAAGACGGACGGCGTCTTTGGCAGCTTGATGGAGGTAAAGAATGCCACCAACAAGTCGTCGTCCAACACCTCAAAGGAAGTGATGGCGCTGCTCAAGCTGTCCGAATTCCAATCAAACATCAGAATAATCACGGAATCCAAGTATGGCGACCTCAAGGACATCGAAAGAATGGCCGAGCAGACTGCGTCGATTGTCAACCTGTTTGACAAGATTGCAATCGAGTCGCAAGAAAAGGTGTCGCTGCCTCTAGAGGTACGCCAATGGGCCGTAAGCAAAATGCTTGACTGTGCAGACAAATGGGAGATACGATTCTCCGACTTGTTCAACGTCTTGATTGCCAAGCTCGGAAAGGAGCTCGTAAAGGGGGCAATTCGTATACAACAGGTACGTGACATCTTTGGAATTCGAGGCGTCGACGAGATAAGAAAAGAGCTAAACATCCCGGCATAGTATTATAGAAAAGCAGTCAGATACCCCAGGTCTCACTCTACATTAATTTCAGATGACCTAATCATCACCCTGCAAGGCACATTTGACGACGTTTCCTAATAAGTTCTGACCCTGCCAGGCCGGCACGAGTTTGACGGCTGGGTGATTCTGAGCGTGGAATGCCAAAAAGCAAACAATACGTAACAATTTTTAACAAAATTGTAATACAAGTCGACCTTTCCCGTTAAAAAAAATTTTGGGAATCCTAAGGCATGAATTCCCAGATTCTTGATAGGGTAGTAGCTTCAGGAATCTGCGGAATAAAAAAGGCCGAACTGAAGAAGATCTTCGGAAAGGACTGCGACTCGTCGCTTGAGACCCTCGCAAAAGACGACAAAATCATCGTGGACAACAAGGGTGTTGCGCACTATGTGTGGAGCAAGGAGAACTATCTGTCTCACATCTCAGAGCACGACCCGAAATTCAAGATAATCTCAAGGCTGGTTCGAAATCTGGAAAACTCGGTAAATCAGCTAAAGACGGACCTTGCGGCAACGCCGGCAAAGGGCCACTCCGAACTGCCATTTAAGACGCATTTTGATCAAACCATTATCGGACTCTCCACCTCGCTTGGCTGGGTGCCGTTTGCAAACATACGCCAGAAGGTGTGCGAGTCGCTGCAGATCACGACTGAAAAATTCTACTCCCTTGCGTCAGAATTAATCGAGGCAAATCAGGGCAAATATGAGATTTCAACCGGGGGCCAGGAAGGCATCCATGTACGCGGCCTGCTACACGGGTACGTGAGAAAGCTATGACATACCCGTACGGCCTAAAAGACAACCCATACCCTAGCAGCCCGACTCCGACTGAGCAAGACGCGCGAATTCTCGGGGGCACAAAGCACCAGGAGGCAAAGGCCACAATCGTGGACTGCATCTCGGATTTATACAAAAAGACCTCGAGAAGAAACTCGACCGATGACGATTTCAGATTGATCACACTCGTGCAGGACGTAGGAAGCGGAAAGACACACCTTGCACTTCACATCAAGACCCTCAAAACCAGGCAGGACATAGTTACAAGCTACGTGGACCTCTCGTCGATATCACCAAAGACCAACGAGAGCATCTACAATTCAATAGTTAACGGATTCAGCAAAGAGATGTTCTCCGAATTGAGGGGGAAATTCATCTGGCAGATATGCGACAAGGCGCAAAAAGGCGACGTGCTGGCAAAAAGAGTACTTGGATACGGGTTCGTAGACAAGCTAAAGGGAACTACAATGAAGCAAAAGGCAGAGGACATAATTTATGACAAAAAGATGATTTCACAAGAGTCGTTGGCAGCGTACCTTGCATCAAACTATTCGCAGCACGAATCGGTCGTGATACAAAACGTGATCAACAAGTCGTTTGGGAGAATAACCAACCTAGACGAACTGCACGGGCGACTTGGAGCCATAGCAAAGTTCAGCCACAACCTGCTCGGAAAGGTGATCCTCTTTGAGCTGGACGAGTTTGATTCCCAGGAGGGGACACTTGAGTTTGTAAAATCGCTCATCAACGCGCACATTCCGGCATCGATTCTACTGTTAATTACAACTCCATCCGTGTACCTTGAGGTGCAAAACACCAACCCGTCGGTCTTTGACAGGCTGGAGAAGGCAAACTACAAAATCGATCTTGCCGGCGCAAACTCCGTCGACGAACTAATCGAGATAGCAATCGAGTACATCAAGGAGGCAGACAAAACGGAGAGATTCAACAAAAAGGAACAGCAGGACCTGGCAGCAAAGATAAAGGTCCTCTGCGACGAGTTCCCTGAGTTCAGAAACGTCCGCTCGATAATCAACATACTAAACCATGCAGTCGAAAAGGCAGCAGACCTCGGCGCATCAGAGATATCTGAGGCAGTAATCGATGAGACGATAAAGCAGACTTATCCGGGACTGAAGATCAAAGGCAGCATCATGGAGGTTCCAATATCTGACTTTATCAAAATAAAGCGAACATCGGGCACTACGCAGGCTCAGGTGCGACAGGCGGTGTCGAATCTGGTAAATTATGCGCACGAAATAGGCAACATCTCAAAGTCGAGCAAACCGAACCCGTCGTTTGACGTGGTGTACTCTGACCCGTTTGGCACAAAGATCGGCATAACCGTGGTAATGGACAACAACCACACAAAGAACTTTGAGACGATCTCAAATGTGATAAAGTCGTCTGCATTCGTCGACAAGCTGATAATCCTGACAAACACCAGCCTTCCGCAGTCAAACCAGGCCACGATCGTGATTGTGGACAAGTCCAAGGTAATCGATCTACTCTACTTTAACAACCAGTACACCGAGCACAAACTGGAAGAACCCGAGTCGGAAAAGGCAAAAATGCTCGCAAAAACAATCTGCGTCATCTAAAACCAAAATCATTTTAATGATTTTATTTTCAACTATGTGTTGCAAAACTATCTTCTACAAGTAGTCGACCACTCAAAAAGCATGGTTGACAGCGCCATGCAGGGCGCATCCCAGAGCATGTCTCCGCATAACTCATCATTTATCACCGATCTTGCAATAATCATGATTCTTGCGTCCGTTGTGACGCTTGCATTCTTCAAAATGAGGCAACCTCTGATAATTGGGTACCTTTTTGCAGGGATGCTCATAGGCCCGCTCTCTCCTCTGTGGAGCTGGTTTTTGCCCGAGGGCAGCGGAGTGCTGGGGCTCGGCGGGCAGATACTCTCGGATCTGAACGTACTCAACATATTTGCCGAACTTGGAGTCATACTACTCCTGTTTGTCATCGGAATAGAGTTCCCATACTCAAAGATCCGCTCAATAGGCAAGGTGGCAATAGGTGCAGGCACCATCGGACTGTTCCTGACACTCGGAGTCGTGTTTTACGTGTCAAGTGCGATGGGGTTGAGCTTCTTTGACTCTTTGTTTTTGGCGGCGGCACTCTCCATTAGCAGTACTGCGGTACTAGTCAAGATACTTGAGGACACAGGCAGGATCAAAAGGGAGTCGTCGATTCTTGTCTTGGGCATACTGATTGTGGAGGACGTGATTGCAGTCATACTGCTTGCGACACTAGAGTCTGTGGCACTTGTGGGAAGCGTCTCGTACGAGGGAATAATTGTAATCATACTGATTGCGGCAGCACTAATCGGCGGAACGCTGACAATTGGAACGAAGGTAATTCCAAGACTGATTGACAGGGTCGCCGCAACCCAACACAAGGAGATACTGCTTCTGTCAGTTCTCGGCGTGTGCTTTGGATATTCATTGTTTGCAAGTTTTGTCGGGCTCTCAGTTGCAATCGGCGCATTTCTGGCAGGCGTCCTTGTCGCGGAATCAAAGTCGTCTGAGGTCTCAAAGATCCTTGCCAGTCCTATCAAGGACATGTTCGTTGCGATATTCTTCGTCTCCGTTGGAACGCTGATGAATGTGTCTGAGCTTGGAAACTATGTATTTCTGGCACTGGGACTCATAGTGCTTGCGATTGTGGTCAAGTTCGGAGGCTCGATGATTGGGAACTTTTTGTTCGGGCAGGGACGAGCAAAATCACTCCGCTCATCATTTGCGCTGGCTGGCCCAAGAGGGGAATTCTCGATAGTCATGGTGAAAACAGGCGTCGACATCGGTGCCGTAAGTACTTTTGTGTTTCCGTTAATCGGAGTCATATCTATAATTACTGCATTCATAACACCATTCTTGATTAGGGCAAGCGATAAACTCGTATCAAAGATTGAGGAATAAAATGTCAGAAGATGAAATGAAGAAACTAATGGATCGGGTGCACGTAGGCGTTACGTCATTCAACTATAACGGAATCGCAGTACCATGCGTCATTTTAGCTGAGAAAAAGTTTGACGAAATAATGGCAAAGGTGGCCGGAAAGCCGCTCTCGGTGGACACCAACCTAAACATACTGCAGGACGGCCTTGGACACGTGTTTGTGGAGGTGGTTCTCACATTTTCGGAGGGGGGAGTGGAGGAAAAACTCCTACTTTATGCCAACGAATCGTTGGAGTTCTTTGAATCACTTGCAACCAGCTCAATGCTGGCCCTTTCGTCTCCTCATTCGCAGGTCGGAAAGGACAACGTGTTCATGATCCAACTTCCAAGGCCCGAGAAGATCTCAGACGCCCTGGACATCATCAAAAAGGGACTGGCCGCAAAGACTGAGACCTGAGCAAGTTCGACTCAGAACCCAAATGTCTTTGCATCATGACAATTAGATCGCAAGTTCTGATTTCAAAACGATCCGACGTCGAATTGATCCGTCATTATTGGCGGCATTTGGATCATTTTTGTCGGAATTTTTTTGCACCGATAAAGATAAAGGCACAGGAAACTCTGAAAAGCAGAAGAAAAATGGCAACTAAGAAAACCACAAAGAAATCTACAGCAAAGAAATCTGCTACAAAGAAAAAATCCAAGAAATAACTACGACATCTTTCTTTCTTTTTCTACAAAACTCTAGTTGTTTAGAATCACAATCGTCTTGTTCATCAGTTCCTTGGTTGGAATGACGATGCTTTCATTCTTCTCGTTTGTGATTATCACATGAAGCAACTGTGCTGCGGTAACTGTACCTGTTATCTCGCCGATCCTGACCTTCTGACCTACCTTAAGTACCGATCTCTGGTGCGATGCGCCGATTATGGATGCCGGTATGATGTCTTTTAGCGCAAATCCTAGGCCGACTGCTATTGCCGCACCTATTGCCACCGCTATGCTCCACGAAAAGGCCGCCACGAGGATTGGGATTATCGACTCGCCTATTCCAAGCTGCGTGAATCCTACTGCGAATACTATTCCGTATATGACTGCCTTGATTGCAGTCGTGATGAACCTCTGGCTGCCTATGTGGTGGTCAAGCAGCTGGTGTTCGACCCATTTTGTCACAAAGTTGACGACAATTGAGCCTACTACGATTATTAGCACAAATGCGAGCAGGTTTGGAACCCACAGCCACAGGTTTGTCAGGGCACTGGTAAGCTGCTCAAACTGCATGGCGTTTACGGCTGCCACTATAAAGAACAGGTACACGAACCAGCGGACGGTGGCAGATATGAGGCGAACCGAATCAAACTTGTTCGGCACTCCCTCCAGAATCTCGGCGCCATGGTTCTGCTGGCGTGTCTTTTGCAGGATGTTTCGAGCTGCCTTGGTGACTACTCGACCCACCACCTTTCCTACTATGAAGCCTATTACGAGAAGTATGACTGCGGCAATTATCTTTGGAATGCTTGCTGCTACGTTTACTGCAAATTCTGTGAGGGCCTCGCTTGTCGGGCTATATATCCCCCGGAGTATGTCCTCCTGCGCGAATGCCGTTTGATTGGTAAATATGATCAGTGAGAATACTGCGACAAAGAGCAGCGTTTTCTGTTTCAAAGATTGCATTCTTTAACGCAAATTCCAGAGTCAATTTAAACGAAGTGAGTGAATATTGTATACTGGAATTTTTTATTTTATTGACAAGATTTACGAGATAGGAGTGGTCGTTGGGGCACCGGCGAGGAATCCCCAATCCACTAGCAAAGAACCATTTTCATGATATTAAAGGCGCACGAAGAAATTATCAGTGATGTGAAAAAAGAGGTGTTGTTACAGACTGACCTGCTTTCTGGTTCCGTCTTTACTGTACAGATAGATCTTGCCCTCTTCCTCGCCGGCGGTTTTCTTGTGTGAGCCGTCGCAGAAAGGCTGCCCGTTGCTGAGCCCGCACATGCAGATCCATTTCGACTCTCCTCCCACCGTGATCTCAAGTGGGCCTGTCGCGTCTCTTTTTACCACTCTAGTCATAAGGGTAATAGTACTGCTTTACGATATATTATTTCTGTGCCTGAATCAATGCCGTTTTACCTATTGTGCCTGAAACCTCAGCATATTTTTAACAAAGCAATTTAATTCGAAGTCAGATTGGCGCAGGATAACTGGCATAACTTGGGATCCGTCGAAAAGCTGAGGGAAAGGGAACTATCCGAGGTGACTATTGATCAGACACCAATTGCCATATCGTATCGTGACGGCAAATTCGGGGCAATCTCTGGAATATGCCTGCACGCTGCAGGGCCTTTGGGACAGGGATTGTTGGACGGTGACTATGTAGTATGTCCGTGGCACAATTGGAGATTCCACAGGGAAACAGGATCCGTCATGCCAGAATACGGAGAACAATGGGTATCGCGATATGATCTAAAGATAGAGAACGGCAATCTCTTCATAAATTTGGAGCCTGCCAGGCAGTCGCGTATGCTTCCTCCAAAAAAACATCCTCTGGAACGAGAGATCCCAAAAAGAAACCCAGGTGATCCGATTCGAGTCGCCGGAATCTCTACTACTATAATGGATGCGCAACATCCGCGGTATTCCACCTCTGACAAGTTGCTTGAGATTGCATTAAACCACGCAAAGGACGAGCTTGGCGCGCAGACGTTGATGATAAAGCTAAACGACCTCAAGTTTCGAAGCTGTGAGGGATATTACTCAAAAAGTGCGCACGCATGCACTTGGCCATGTTCTATCACGCAGATGGACGAAGCGGATCAGCTGACCAATGTTTATGAGGCATTGATCTTCTGGGCCGACATCATACTGGTCTCAACGCCAATTCGGTGGGGGGCGGCAAGCTCGCTGTACTACAAGATGGCAGAGCGACTAAACTGCGTCCAAAACCAGATCACGATAAATGACCGCGTGCTAATTCAGGACAAGGTGGCAGGATTTATCATCACTGGTGGGCAGGACAACGTTCAGGCAGTGGCAGGCCAGATGCTGGGATTTTTTGCGGAACTTGGGTTCACATTCCCGCCATTTCCATACATTGCTCATTCCAGGGGCTGGTCCGCAGAAGACATGGAGCGAAACATCGCATACGTTGAAAACAGCAGTGATCTTCGTGAGGGGGCAAAAGCACTGGTGGAGCGCTGCATGGATGCAGCAAACGCCCTGCACAAAACTCGTCATGCTGCAAAACATCTCGAACACGGGGGAAGAAAGGCACAACCGCTGAGTTTTGAAAGTGATGTCTGAGAATATCTGCAAATGCGTTCAAATTTTGAATGCGGCTGCCGGGATTTGAACCCGGGTCACAGAATTGGCAATCCCGCGTACTGGCCAGGCTATACTACAGCCGCATGATCGTTTACATTAAATCAAGTCTATTAAACCGTAACGCTTCAAATTGTCCAAAGACGGGATGCCATCAGTTTTAATCGCAGATCGTCGTACTCTTTATGTGGACAAAAAACTGGAGGACAAGATCAACGAAAAAATCCGAGATGCCATCTCTGGCACAAGTGAGATTGACGCCCTTGCAAAATCAATGGATTCTGCAAAAGCAGGCGACAAGTCGTTTAGGTACGGTGTAATAGTGGGCAGACTGTACAACTCGTTCTACTACCAGTGCAGGAGAATCCTAAAGCGGGATCCAACGGATGGCGAATTTGCCGAGTTTGTTGAAATTCTGGCTAAGCGACGTGACGAGATTCTAAAAAATCTCTAGTTCTTCTTTATTGGTATTACTTTGATTGCCGGTGTGATTGGAAGCTTTACACATGCACCAGACAGAGCCTTTTTTGCAGCCTCTAGATGATCCTTTTTGACATGCATTTCCATGATGCACTGGTCCTGTTTGACTCTGGCTGCAAGGCTTACTGCCTTTCCGAATGCGCGTCTCATTCCTTCCTGAAGCCTGTCTGCACCTGCGGTTGCAATCATCTTGTTTTCACGAAGCATTATGTGTGGATAAACTCTGAGAACTGAAAAGTAACCTGATTCGCCGGTGGTCTGCTCCAGTGTTTTGTTTGCAGCAAGTCTTGCGGATTCGATTGCCATATGGCGTATCTGCATCTTTTCGTTTGAGCACAGCTGAACGATAAAGTCGTACTCGCCTTTCTTTCCGCCTTGGTATTTTGCTATCTTTGACTGCGGTTTTCCTTTGATGAACTCCTTACGTGTGTAAGGTTGTCCGTTTCCTATTCTATAACATCCGCCGTGCATAATATCACCGATGAAGCCCGATGTATAATACCTATATTTTAACGGTTAGAAGCCCAATCGGCAACTGACATCTTTATTACGCTTATATGGAAAGCTGAACAATTTTTGCCAAATGAGCTCAGAGTCGGAGCCGACAATTGAGGGGGTACTAGTCGACGATCACACCGTTGTCTCAAACAAGGAGATCCAAAACTACCTTGAGCAGCGCGGCTACGGAGAGGTAAGACACGGCAAGTTTCTCCTAAAACCGTTCGAGTCGCTGTACTTTCTGTTCTATAACAAGCTGGAGATAACAAAGGCGAAAAAAAAGATGACATTTGATCAGTTGCTGCAGGTATGCTCGGAATTTGATGAAAACGCCCTGACCAAGTTTTTGATATACAGAGACTTGAGGGTGCGGGGGTATGCAGTAAAGGACGGCTTTGGCTTTGGCTCTGACTTTAGGGTGTATGAGCGCGGGCAGTTTGGAGAAAAGGGTGCAAAATACCTAGTCTTTGGCCTGGCCGAGGGAAAGCAGGAAAAGGTCGGACAGCTGCAAAAAAACATTGAAGAGATTACAAAGATGGGCAAGGAGCCAATACTGGCAGTGATTGAGCGGAGGGGGGAGGTCATCTACTACAAGATATCGCAAGTAAAGTTCGTGGAGAACACAAAGAACCTTGATGCCTCTGGGTTTGTGTTTAGTTAGTGCTCTCTATTGCCCAGGCAGAGTCATATTTTAGCAGGTTGTGCTCGTTTGCATATGTAAAGTCGTATACCTCAACATAGTCTGTCTCGTTGTTCCAAAGTTTCTCAAAATCGGACATCTTTTTTTCGACCCGCTCCCTATCGTTCCACGAGGTAAATACGTCCACCGATTCAAAATTCATGTTTTCCACGTTGAATGTCTCATTTGACGTGCCGGTGTATGCGACAGCGTTTCCCTCCTCGTCCTTGAATATGCCTATTCTCTCAGAGAATGAACCGTCCACCATCTCGGAATTCGGAATGGCAATCTTGATCTGAATTTTGTTCTTCTGAATCATGTTCTGCAGTATCTCTATTTTGTTGCCGTGAATCGAGTTGCCGTTTGTAATTTTTTTCTTGTTGTATAGCTTGGTGAGTATGTTGAGGTCAGCCGACTTGTACCTGTGGCCTGTGAGGAGCCGTATCTTCCCTTCATGCTCCAACAGATTCTGCAGTCCCAAAGATAATGTGGATATGCTTTTTAGAGTGACATACTCGACTGCCCTGTCGTATTCTATGGAGTTGCTCAGGCAGGGGATGAAAAAGTCTGTAACCATGTTGTCCTGGTCCGTTCTGTATTGTATCTTCAGCGGAATGCCGCGCAGCGTCATAAGCCGTCTAGCCTCCTATGTTATTTAAGTCAGGGCGCAGGCCTTTCCAAACCGTATCTGGGATGTGTGCGTACTGGGACAAAACAATT
This window harbors:
- a CDS encoding mechanosensitive ion channel family protein, producing MQSLKQKTLLFVAVFSLIIFTNQTAFAQEDILRGIYSPTSEALTEFAVNVAASIPKIIAAVILLVIGFIVGKVVGRVVTKAARNILQKTRQQNHGAEILEGVPNKFDSVRLISATVRWFVYLFFIVAAVNAMQFEQLTSALTNLWLWVPNLLAFVLIIVVGSIVVNFVTKWVEHQLLDHHIGSQRFITTAIKAVIYGIVFAVGFTQLGIGESIIPILVAAFSWSIAVAIGAAIAVGLGFALKDIIPASIIGASHQRSVLKVGQKVRIGEITGTVTAAQLLHVIITNEKNESIVIPTKELMNKTIVILNN
- a CDS encoding Rieske 2Fe-2S domain-containing protein, translated to MAQDNWHNLGSVEKLRERELSEVTIDQTPIAISYRDGKFGAISGICLHAAGPLGQGLLDGDYVVCPWHNWRFHRETGSVMPEYGEQWVSRYDLKIENGNLFINLEPARQSRMLPPKKHPLEREIPKRNPGDPIRVAGISTTIMDAQHPRYSTSDKLLEIALNHAKDELGAQTLMIKLNDLKFRSCEGYYSKSAHACTWPCSITQMDEADQLTNVYEALIFWADIILVSTPIRWGAASSLYYKMAERLNCVQNQITINDRVLIQDKVAGFIITGGQDNVQAVAGQMLGFFAELGFTFPPFPYIAHSRGWSAEDMERNIAYVENSSDLREGAKALVERCMDAANALHKTRHAAKHLEHGGRKAQPLSFESDV
- a CDS encoding DNA repair helicase; translated protein: MTLRGIPLKIQYRTDQDNMVTDFFIPCLSNSIEYDRAVEYVTLKSISTLSLGLQNLLEHEGKIRLLTGHRYKSADLNILTKLYNKKKITNGNSIHGNKIEILQNMIQKNKIQIKIAIPNSEMVDGSFSERIGIFKDEEGNAVAYTGTSNETFNVENMNFESVDVFTSWNDRERVEKKMSDFEKLWNNETDYVEVYDFTYANEHNLLKYDSAWAIESTN
- the endA gene encoding tRNA-intron lyase — encoded protein: MSSESEPTIEGVLVDDHTVVSNKEIQNYLEQRGYGEVRHGKFLLKPFESLYFLFYNKLEITKAKKKMTFDQLLQVCSEFDENALTKFLIYRDLRVRGYAVKDGFGFGSDFRVYERGQFGEKGAKYLVFGLAEGKQEKVGQLQKNIEEITKMGKEPILAVIERRGEVIYYKISQVKFVENTKNLDASGFVFS
- a CDS encoding CDGSH iron-sulfur domain-containing protein encodes the protein MTRVVKRDATGPLEITVGGESKWICMCGLSNGQPFCDGSHKKTAGEEEGKIYLYSKDGTRKQVSL
- a CDS encoding 50S ribosomal protein L16, translating into MHGGCYRIGNGQPYTRKEFIKGKPQSKIAKYQGGKKGEYDFIVQLCSNEKMQIRHMAIESARLAANKTLEQTTGESGYFSVLRVYPHIMLRENKMIATAGADRLQEGMRRAFGKAVSLAARVKQDQCIMEMHVKKDHLEAAKKALSGACVKLPITPAIKVIPIKKN